One window from the genome of Planococcus sp. MSAK28401 encodes:
- a CDS encoding DUF6018 family natural product bioysynthesis protein → MNNIQKRVRPNPFSLVENPVYAKEKKGTFSTSKLKDCSLRTFRMEINTSDGKIRHYGLRSDNQEDAREQAIQMVNDMAFSYGDERIMWRLAGDRHWSFQGAVHKKKSLLQRITEYFFVLDDEEEEAHFNHGK, encoded by the coding sequence ATGAACAACATTCAAAAAAGGGTGAGGCCAAATCCATTTTCACTTGTTGAAAATCCGGTGTATGCCAAAGAGAAAAAAGGAACATTTTCTACGTCAAAACTAAAAGATTGTAGCTTGCGGACTTTTCGAATGGAAATCAATACTTCTGACGGGAAAATCCGCCATTACGGACTTCGTTCTGACAATCAAGAAGATGCTCGCGAACAAGCGATTCAGATGGTAAACGATATGGCTTTCTCGTATGGGGACGAACGTATCATGTGGCGCTTAGCTGGAGATCGACACTGGAGTTTCCAGGGAGCGGTTCACAAGAAAAAGAGCTTGCTTCAAAGAATCACCGAATATTTCTTTGTTTTGGATGATGAAGAGGAAGAAGCTCATTTTAACCACGGAAAGTAA
- a CDS encoding ArdC-like ssDNA-binding domain-containing protein, giving the protein MAKKGFVKKSADEKKQEVDHLLSLLDNGVKSFEANPEKFKALLEMQAMFRSYTFRNTMLIQAQMPNASYVASFKHWKTLGRSVRKGEKSLRVLAPRFKKEKDETTGVEEQKLIGYISCPVFDISQTEGEPLPIDDVRLKLEGESDEAEIIYAWVKLLAEEDDCSVEVAFANGANGYYRPSSHQIVIDPKLTVNHKAKTMVHEYVHSQLHRNDNSTQEERECVAEGVAFIVCSYFGLDTSDYSFEYVNGWSKDGGKSLMKYGTIMQKAASAIIADIERIATSLPTPAAETTELQNQAS; this is encoded by the coding sequence ATGGCGAAAAAAGGATTTGTAAAAAAATCTGCCGATGAAAAGAAACAGGAGGTCGACCACTTACTTAGTCTTTTGGACAACGGTGTAAAGAGCTTCGAGGCCAATCCAGAAAAATTTAAAGCTTTATTGGAGATGCAAGCGATGTTTCGCAGTTACACATTTCGAAACACGATGCTGATTCAAGCCCAAATGCCGAATGCTTCGTATGTTGCGAGCTTCAAGCATTGGAAAACACTCGGCCGCAGCGTTCGAAAAGGTGAAAAATCTCTTCGTGTACTAGCGCCGCGCTTTAAAAAGGAAAAAGATGAAACGACGGGTGTTGAAGAACAAAAACTAATCGGCTATATCAGCTGTCCTGTTTTTGATATTTCTCAAACCGAGGGCGAACCACTGCCAATCGACGACGTACGCTTGAAACTTGAAGGCGAATCGGATGAAGCAGAAATTATTTATGCGTGGGTTAAGCTGTTGGCTGAAGAAGATGATTGTAGTGTGGAGGTTGCGTTTGCAAATGGTGCAAATGGCTATTACAGACCATCCTCCCATCAAATCGTCATTGATCCGAAACTTACAGTGAACCACAAAGCGAAAACGATGGTCCACGAATATGTTCACTCTCAATTGCATCGCAATGACAACTCGACACAAGAAGAGCGGGAGTGCGTGGCAGAGGGTGTAGCATTTATCGTTTGTTCCTACTTTGGATTAGACACGTCAGATTATTCCTTTGAGTATGTGAATGGATGGTCTAAAGATGGCGGAAAATCCTTAATGAAGTACGGAACCATCATGCAAAAAGCAGCATCTGCCATCATTGCGGATATTGAACGGATCGCCACAAGCCTTCCGACTCCAGCTGCAGAGACAACAGAACTTCAAAATCAAGCATCTTAA
- a CDS encoding DUF3846 domain-containing protein: MMTFLMRKEAELGWVEVEINNEKDLTRVVGKHIREYVLPMGIQLIYDEQSQYEGSYETFSTAVVEDDGDSQPFFRTVLLAAIGENNRLKPLDAEQVKWLNSHSELVQTPSGQFIVKINPFFVEEIAPVKIESQFLARQPQDPGFELVSLPSLKEKQIYVGGNIDYIELPNGIEIGVNDEYLFISSPDTLNLCLIQKSGRTRNIFGPIYFSATSDQGETISLSAEKMKWVQERTELVVSEEGKLFMVFDPFEIMKKPEKGAFE, translated from the coding sequence ATGATGACATTTTTAATGAGAAAAGAAGCGGAACTAGGATGGGTAGAAGTTGAGATTAATAATGAAAAAGATTTGACTCGTGTAGTAGGAAAGCACATCCGAGAGTACGTACTCCCGATGGGAATTCAATTAATTTACGATGAGCAATCTCAATACGAAGGCTCTTATGAGACATTCAGTACGGCAGTTGTCGAAGATGATGGCGATTCACAACCATTTTTCAGAACGGTTCTCTTAGCAGCGATTGGTGAAAACAATAGACTAAAGCCTTTGGATGCTGAACAAGTGAAATGGCTTAATAGTCATTCAGAACTTGTTCAAACACCGTCGGGACAATTTATTGTGAAGATCAATCCGTTTTTTGTAGAAGAGATTGCGCCTGTAAAAATCGAATCTCAATTTCTTGCTAGACAACCACAAGATCCAGGATTTGAGCTGGTGTCTTTGCCTTCACTGAAAGAAAAGCAAATTTATGTAGGCGGGAATATAGATTACATCGAATTGCCAAACGGTATTGAGATAGGTGTGAATGATGAGTATCTCTTTATCTCGTCACCCGATACATTAAATCTTTGCTTAATACAAAAAAGTGGAAGAACACGAAATATATTCGGACCTATCTATTTCTCAGCAACAAGCGATCAAGGGGAAACAATTTCTTTATCTGCTGAAAAAATGAAGTGGGTCCAAGAGAGAACAGAATTAGTAGTAAGTGAAGAAGGTAAACTCTTTATGGTTTTTGATCCTTTCGAAATCATGAAAAAGCCAGAAAAGGGGGCCTTTGAATGA
- the ssb gene encoding single-stranded DNA-binding protein → MINRVVLVGRLTKDPDLRYTPSGTAVARFTLAVNRNFTNSAGDKEADFINVTVWRKQAENTANFLKKGQLAGVEGRIQTGSYEGQDGKRVYTTEVVADSVQFLEPRSQSSKKESNSNGGQSNQSNRTQEHSYSGASNGSYSNGSGAFEVSDDDLPF, encoded by the coding sequence ATGATTAATCGCGTAGTTTTAGTTGGAAGACTTACAAAAGATCCGGACCTTCGTTACACGCCTTCAGGCACAGCAGTTGCTCGCTTTACTTTGGCAGTCAATCGTAATTTTACGAACTCTGCTGGAGATAAAGAAGCAGATTTTATTAATGTGACAGTATGGCGTAAACAAGCTGAAAACACGGCTAATTTTTTAAAAAAAGGACAACTTGCAGGGGTTGAAGGAAGAATTCAAACCGGCAGTTACGAAGGCCAAGACGGTAAGCGTGTGTATACCACGGAAGTTGTCGCGGATAGCGTTCAATTCCTTGAGCCACGTAGTCAATCAAGTAAGAAAGAGTCGAATTCAAATGGTGGCCAGTCAAATCAATCGAATCGCACGCAAGAACATTCCTATAGTGGAGCAAGTAATGGTTCCTATAGCAATGGCAGCGGAGCGTTTGAAGTCTCAGATGACGATTTGCCTTTTTAA
- a CDS encoding DNA cytosine methyltransferase → MIKILELFGGIGAPRKALVNMGIDHKAIDYVEIDEKAVRAYNALYDPRYKPQTVVNYNLMPDVLIHGSPCQDFSRAGIRLGGNGEDKTRSSLMWETLKIIENMGNWKPRYVIWENVKGVLDKDMIHSFNKYLIRMSELGYTNSFEVLNAMDFGIPQKRERVFTISILGSGCFDFSKLKKKPAPDIKNFLESKVIGDQYKISVPSMMNRIREFASEDMNYRFLDVIDTHCWTISTRQDRCPNAGIIKNDDGPYRYLTERECWRLMGFGDDDFDNVLKEYPMKPGKRNATLYKLAGNSIVVNVLEAIFDVLLNEQHEEPFFAFEPHEQLQLV, encoded by the coding sequence ATGATTAAAATTCTCGAACTGTTCGGTGGCATTGGAGCCCCACGTAAAGCATTAGTCAATATGGGCATTGACCACAAGGCGATTGATTACGTAGAAATAGATGAAAAGGCAGTACGAGCGTACAACGCATTGTATGACCCTCGATATAAGCCGCAGACGGTTGTGAATTACAATCTAATGCCTGATGTTTTGATTCACGGATCTCCGTGTCAGGACTTCAGTAGAGCAGGAATACGACTAGGCGGAAATGGGGAAGACAAAACGCGTTCATCGCTAATGTGGGAGACATTGAAAATTATCGAGAACATGGGGAATTGGAAGCCGCGCTATGTCATTTGGGAAAACGTGAAGGGTGTATTAGATAAAGACATGATTCACTCCTTCAATAAGTACCTCATACGAATGAGCGAGCTCGGCTATACAAATAGCTTTGAAGTCTTGAATGCGATGGACTTTGGCATTCCTCAAAAAAGAGAACGTGTATTTACCATTTCGATACTCGGCAGCGGTTGTTTTGATTTCTCCAAATTGAAAAAGAAACCCGCTCCAGATATTAAGAACTTCCTGGAATCTAAAGTCATAGGCGATCAGTATAAAATTTCGGTCCCGTCTATGATGAACCGAATCCGTGAGTTTGCATCAGAGGATATGAATTATCGATTCCTTGATGTAATTGATACGCATTGTTGGACTATTAGCACGAGGCAAGATCGTTGTCCAAACGCCGGCATCATTAAAAACGATGATGGTCCGTACCGCTATTTAACGGAGCGGGAATGTTGGCGTCTGATGGGCTTTGGTGATGATGATTTCGACAACGTGTTAAAAGAGTATCCGATGAAGCCAGGGAAGCGGAATGCAACTTTGTATAAACTAGCCGGCAACAGCATCGTCGTTAACGTTTTAGAAGCCATATTTGATGTTCTGTTAAACGAGCAACACGAAGAACCGTTCTTTGCCTTTGAGCCGCATGAGCAGCTTCAACTGGTGTAA
- a CDS encoding XF1762 family protein gives MVEKTSEWYWVFYKESTNHYIVLADQDIERDNRWILHRDDYEVLTDCCRSREQAERYGKEYGYQRLKYKTRPISLREACEFVNAHHRHHISPQGHKFSIALYDGDIVIGVIIAGRPVSRMQDNGLTLEVTRCCVKEVYKNGITKLYAAVYRVAQAMGYERIITYTLETESGTSMKAANFKRKHISKGGSWNSPSRQRENKHPLEAKYLWELQIS, from the coding sequence ATGGTTGAAAAAACAAGCGAATGGTATTGGGTTTTTTATAAGGAATCCACAAATCACTATATCGTATTAGCCGACCAAGATATTGAACGCGATAATCGTTGGATTTTACACCGTGACGATTATGAAGTCCTTACAGATTGTTGCCGCTCCCGGGAACAAGCAGAGAGGTATGGTAAAGAATACGGTTATCAGAGACTAAAGTATAAAACCCGCCCCATTTCATTAAGAGAGGCATGTGAATTTGTAAATGCTCACCATCGGCACCACATCTCCCCGCAAGGCCACAAATTTTCTATCGCTTTATACGATGGAGATATTGTGATCGGCGTAATCATTGCGGGTAGGCCGGTTTCGCGTATGCAAGATAATGGTCTGACTCTTGAAGTCACTCGTTGCTGTGTTAAAGAAGTCTACAAAAACGGAATTACTAAGCTCTATGCAGCCGTTTACCGAGTAGCACAAGCAATGGGTTATGAAAGAATCATTACCTACACACTAGAAACCGAATCGGGAACGTCGATGAAGGCAGCGAACTTTAAACGAAAGCATATCAGTAAAGGCGGTTCTTGGAATTCACCAAGCCGTCAGAGAGAAAATAAGCATCCGCTTGAAGCGAAGTATCTGTGGGAATTGCAGATCAGCTAA
- a CDS encoding DUF3846 domain-containing protein, translating into MSYLLGFLTIRPGAMTFNDWPLPTLEIRERFVGGHLERLELAEGIDIWINEKQYENASVDNLSLVIQNGEKKRLIFGNAFFATTDKLGNCISMNNEQVDWLRAHLLTGVKNEAEFYKIIDVNAAPRANVGVRS; encoded by the coding sequence ATGAGCTACTTACTAGGATTTCTAACCATCCGACCAGGAGCTATGACATTCAACGACTGGCCGCTCCCAACTCTTGAAATACGAGAGCGTTTTGTAGGAGGCCATTTGGAACGTTTAGAATTAGCCGAAGGTATTGATATCTGGATTAACGAAAAACAGTATGAAAATGCCAGCGTGGACAATCTTAGTCTGGTTATTCAAAACGGAGAGAAAAAACGTCTGATTTTTGGTAATGCGTTTTTCGCAACGACCGATAAGCTTGGGAATTGTATCAGCATGAACAATGAACAAGTAGATTGGTTACGTGCGCATTTACTGACTGGCGTAAAAAATGAAGCGGAATTCTACAAGATTATAGATGTGAATGCCGCTCCAAGAGCAAATGTGGGGGTGAGATCATGA
- a CDS encoding DUF6036 family nucleotidyltransferase, producing the protein MVEMNYEDVIMELAVLDAVCESEEVELEIAIFGGAALLFHLGDAEFRGTRDIDFRVEKLNSREKLKTILDKTSGVFQLLSVFPEWPDQEVYLQHGTRYHEMDGVAFTNLRIFLPSIEMLALSKLISKREKDLEDLKTKPIMEKCDLALLSQFVEEGESFFFNTSEFNFHEWDDILASRGIDWKRE; encoded by the coding sequence ATGGTTGAAATGAATTACGAAGACGTAATAATGGAACTTGCAGTTCTCGATGCAGTCTGCGAATCAGAAGAGGTGGAATTAGAAATAGCTATTTTCGGCGGTGCTGCTCTATTATTTCACTTGGGAGATGCTGAGTTTCGTGGAACAAGAGATATAGATTTCCGTGTAGAAAAGTTAAATAGCCGTGAAAAACTAAAGACAATCTTAGACAAGACGTCGGGAGTATTTCAGCTGCTAAGTGTATTTCCTGAATGGCCAGACCAAGAAGTTTATCTTCAACATGGGACTCGTTATCATGAAATGGATGGAGTTGCTTTTACTAACTTAAGAATTTTTCTTCCTTCCATAGAAATGTTAGCTTTATCCAAACTTATTTCTAAACGGGAGAAAGATTTGGAGGATTTGAAAACAAAACCGATTATGGAAAAGTGTGACCTTGCCCTGTTATCTCAATTTGTGGAAGAAGGAGAAAGCTTCTTCTTTAATACTTCAGAATTCAACTTTCATGAGTGGGATGATATACTGGCATCAAGAGGAATTGATTGGAAAAGAGAATAA
- a CDS encoding DUF6094 domain-containing protein, whose product MSQIGNKLKAGFFATPTRQGEYLRQLLSFTADTAVLDPTCGEGKILQQLAEDRTEREFTVKTYGVELDKRRAQIAEEHLDVTVEAPIESMVISNDAFGFVFLNPPYDHTMVGYGDEQSERKEYTELVRGTRYLAPGGVVMYIIPSYRFSDKKIARFLSSNFEESHLTRFTDEDYPDFRQCIFIGRKKKETRKAINKEMFEHLTACSSEDFVMDQVMTVEQLAATIEPLQVPTTKPVVATFYSRIEKKSEFISMIKGNKGFAAFQERTKPKKLSIGGEPIINIAQGQMALLLASGAVNGLIGTGDDLHAVQGMEKVSKVITEESTEHTNIVKSRTKREVSVKIITPQGIVKKLV is encoded by the coding sequence ATGAGCCAAATTGGAAATAAACTAAAAGCGGGATTTTTTGCTACACCGACACGACAAGGGGAATACCTGCGGCAGCTATTGAGTTTTACCGCTGATACAGCCGTTTTAGATCCGACTTGTGGTGAAGGAAAGATTCTTCAGCAACTAGCAGAAGATCGCACAGAGAGAGAGTTTACTGTAAAGACGTATGGGGTGGAATTAGATAAACGGAGAGCCCAAATCGCTGAAGAGCATTTAGACGTAACGGTAGAAGCACCAATCGAATCAATGGTCATATCCAATGATGCTTTTGGTTTCGTCTTTCTAAACCCTCCATATGATCACACAATGGTCGGCTATGGCGATGAACAGTCGGAGCGGAAAGAATACACGGAACTGGTTCGAGGAACGCGCTATTTAGCACCAGGCGGCGTTGTAATGTACATCATTCCATCGTATCGTTTCAGTGATAAAAAAATCGCTAGGTTTCTATCATCTAACTTTGAAGAATCTCATTTGACGAGATTTACGGACGAAGATTATCCGGATTTTCGTCAATGTATCTTCATTGGTCGCAAAAAGAAAGAAACACGAAAGGCCATCAACAAAGAGATGTTCGAACATCTTACCGCTTGCTCGAGCGAGGACTTTGTTATGGACCAAGTGATGACAGTTGAACAACTTGCCGCAACGATCGAACCGCTGCAAGTGCCAACTACTAAGCCGGTAGTGGCCACCTTTTATTCGAGAATTGAAAAGAAAAGTGAATTCATTTCAATGATCAAAGGCAATAAAGGGTTTGCTGCTTTCCAGGAGAGAACCAAGCCTAAGAAACTAAGCATTGGCGGTGAACCAATTATTAATATCGCTCAAGGACAGATGGCCCTGTTGCTTGCGTCCGGAGCGGTCAATGGATTAATTGGTACCGGCGACGATCTCCACGCCGTACAAGGCATGGAAAAGGTTTCTAAGGTGATTACCGAAGAATCGACCGAGCATACGAATATTGTTAAGTCGAGAACCAAGCGTGAGGTTTCGGTTAAAATAATCACTCCGCAAGGTATCGTGAAAAAGCTAGTATAG